From the Primulina tabacum isolate GXHZ01 chromosome 15, ASM2559414v2, whole genome shotgun sequence genome, one window contains:
- the LOC142527178 gene encoding transcription factor bHLH130-like isoform X1 — MSRNRSGSTSSSSFLFPNNSSGIKNISAEGEFLRSKESMVSDLFGNQQNPEQCCGLARYRTAPGSFLATLLESTADNNSGTGDDSESLFSAFMDNGRSMKQEIGGDLGYVGSYSVGMETQAHKVNNNGSNLARQTSSPAGFFSGLGSMGGVGNYRVQYHAEPNSSRGVNNQINFSSSPSSTSRFMPTIPENCNESIVARSSEDKQSGHSSHIIDSREYEPWNDSSFNGLKRTRDGDLKMFSSFNGLENQNEETRKKSPGLVHHLSLPNTSTSTAEMQKFLHFQQDTVPCQIRAKRGFATHPRSIAERMRRTRISEKMKKLQDLFPNMDKQTNTSDMLDLAVEYIKDLQKQVKTLTDTRARCICSRGT, encoded by the exons ATGAGCAGAAACCGCAGTGGCAGTACCAGTAGCAGTAGCTTTCTTTTCCCGAACAACAGCAGCGGTATCAAGAATATTTCAGCCGAGGGAGAATTCTTGAGGAGCAAAGAATCGATGGTGTCCGATTTGTTTGGGAATCAGCAAAATCCAGAGCAGTGTTGTGGGTTAGCGAGGTATCGAACTGCTCCGGGTTCGTTTCTCGCGACCCTTCTGGAATCCACTGCGGACAATAACAGTGGTACTGGGGATGATTCTGAATCTCTCTTTTCTGCTTTCATGGATAACGGGCGTTCGATGAAGCAGGAGATTGGCGGGGATTTGGGCTATGTGGGATCTTATTCTGTGGGAATGGAGACTCAAGCTCATAAGGTGAATAATAATGGCTCAAATCTTGCTAGGCAAACGAGTTCTCCTGCTGGATTTTTCTCTG GATTAGGTTCAATGGGAGGGGTGGGAAATTACAGAGTGCAATATCACGCAGAACCCAATTCGTCAAGAGGTGTgaacaatcaaatcaacttttCATCCTCCCCATCTTCAACCTCAAGATTCATGCCCACCATACCAGAGAACTGCAATGAGAGTATAGTCGCACGTAGCTCCGAGGACAAGCAGTCGGGACATAGTTCTCACATTATTGACAGCAGAGAATACGAGCCGTGGAACGATTCCTCTTTCAATGGCTTGAAAAGAACTCGAGATGGTGATTTGAAGATGTTCTCTAGTTTCAATGGATTGGAAAATCAG aATGAGGAAACTAGGAAAAAGTCTCCAGGTTTAGTTCATCATTTGAGCTTGCCAAATACATCTACTAGTACGGCCGAAATGCAAAAGTTCTTGCACTTTCAACAAGACACCGTCCCTTGTCAAATCCGGGCCAAACGAGGTTTTGCCACTCATCCAAGAAGTATAGCCGAACGG ATGAGACGGACCAGAATAAGTGAAAAAATGAAGAAGCTGCAAGATCTTTTCCCAAATATGGACAAG CAAACAAATACATCGGATATGCTAGACCTGGCAGTTGAGTACATTAAAGACTTGCAAAAACAAGTCAAG ACACTCACGGATACGAGGGCGAGGTGCATCTGTTCACGAGGAACGTAA
- the LOC142527178 gene encoding transcription factor bHLH130-like isoform X2 has protein sequence MSRNRSGSTSSSSFLFPNNSSGIKNISAEGEFLRSKESMVSDLFGNQQNPEQCCGLARYRTAPGSFLATLLESTADNNSGTGDDSESLFSAFMDNGRSMKQEIGGDLGYVGSYSVGMETQAHKVNNNGSNLARQTSSPAGFFSGLGSMGGVGNYRVQYHAEPNSSRGVNNQINFSSSPSSTSRFMPTIPENCNESIVARSSEDKQSGHSSHIIDSREYEPWNDSSFNGLKRTRDGDLKMFSSFNGLENQNEETRKKSPGLVHHLSLPNTSTSTAEMQKFLHFQQDTVPCQIRAKRGFATHPRSIAERMRRTRISEKMKKLQDLFPNMDK, from the exons ATGAGCAGAAACCGCAGTGGCAGTACCAGTAGCAGTAGCTTTCTTTTCCCGAACAACAGCAGCGGTATCAAGAATATTTCAGCCGAGGGAGAATTCTTGAGGAGCAAAGAATCGATGGTGTCCGATTTGTTTGGGAATCAGCAAAATCCAGAGCAGTGTTGTGGGTTAGCGAGGTATCGAACTGCTCCGGGTTCGTTTCTCGCGACCCTTCTGGAATCCACTGCGGACAATAACAGTGGTACTGGGGATGATTCTGAATCTCTCTTTTCTGCTTTCATGGATAACGGGCGTTCGATGAAGCAGGAGATTGGCGGGGATTTGGGCTATGTGGGATCTTATTCTGTGGGAATGGAGACTCAAGCTCATAAGGTGAATAATAATGGCTCAAATCTTGCTAGGCAAACGAGTTCTCCTGCTGGATTTTTCTCTG GATTAGGTTCAATGGGAGGGGTGGGAAATTACAGAGTGCAATATCACGCAGAACCCAATTCGTCAAGAGGTGTgaacaatcaaatcaacttttCATCCTCCCCATCTTCAACCTCAAGATTCATGCCCACCATACCAGAGAACTGCAATGAGAGTATAGTCGCACGTAGCTCCGAGGACAAGCAGTCGGGACATAGTTCTCACATTATTGACAGCAGAGAATACGAGCCGTGGAACGATTCCTCTTTCAATGGCTTGAAAAGAACTCGAGATGGTGATTTGAAGATGTTCTCTAGTTTCAATGGATTGGAAAATCAG aATGAGGAAACTAGGAAAAAGTCTCCAGGTTTAGTTCATCATTTGAGCTTGCCAAATACATCTACTAGTACGGCCGAAATGCAAAAGTTCTTGCACTTTCAACAAGACACCGTCCCTTGTCAAATCCGGGCCAAACGAGGTTTTGCCACTCATCCAAGAAGTATAGCCGAACGG ATGAGACGGACCAGAATAAGTGAAAAAATGAAGAAGCTGCAAGATCTTTTCCCAAATATGGACAAG TGA